A section of the Hippea sp. KM1 genome encodes:
- a CDS encoding homocysteine biosynthesis protein, whose translation MFEVNKTIEEINEKIKRGEAVVVNAEEMIDIVEREGFVGAARKVDVVTTGTFGTMCSSGALLNFGHTSPKIKASKVWLNDVEAYGAIAAVDCYLGATAVKEGDPLNAVHPGRFEYGGGHVIEDLIARRPIKLVAEGYTTDCYPAKHIEMEITIDDLRQATLMSPRNAYQNYSVAVNSTAKTVYTYMGVLKPNFANATYSSAGQLSPLLNDPFYLTIGIGTRIFLGGGIGYVIYHGTQHNPDEERNRRGVPKTGAGAIAVMGDMKGMSPEFVRGASILGYGVSLSIGIGIPIPILNEEMAFFTSVRDEEIDAYIFDYGHDYPLKIDNNYGLTNYKQLKSGFITVNGKKVPASPLSSYSGAMKVAETLKQWIMDKRFYLTKPSVNLPTSKDYEPLKYLRQYEKGL comes from the coding sequence GTGTTTGAGGTGAATAAGACCATAGAGGAGATTAACGAAAAGATAAAGAGGGGCGAGGCCGTTGTTGTAAATGCCGAGGAGATGATAGATATAGTTGAAAGGGAGGGCTTTGTTGGGGCCGCCAGGAAGGTTGATGTGGTGACCACAGGCACATTTGGAACCATGTGCTCAAGCGGTGCGCTTTTAAACTTCGGCCATACATCGCCCAAGATAAAGGCCTCGAAGGTTTGGCTAAACGATGTTGAGGCATATGGAGCAATTGCAGCGGTGGATTGTTATTTAGGTGCAACGGCTGTAAAGGAGGGAGACCCATTAAATGCTGTTCATCCGGGCAGGTTTGAATACGGCGGGGGGCATGTGATAGAGGATTTGATAGCCAGAAGGCCGATAAAACTTGTGGCAGAGGGATACACCACCGATTGTTATCCGGCAAAGCATATAGAGATGGAGATAACCATAGATGATTTGAGACAGGCAACGCTGATGAGTCCAAGAAACGCCTATCAGAACTATTCGGTTGCCGTAAACTCCACGGCTAAAACCGTCTATACCTATATGGGTGTGTTGAAGCCCAACTTTGCAAATGCCACATATTCGTCTGCGGGTCAGTTATCGCCGCTTTTGAATGATCCATTTTATCTGACAATAGGTATAGGCACGAGGATTTTTCTTGGTGGTGGCATAGGGTATGTGATCTATCACGGCACACAGCACAACCCGGATGAGGAAAGAAACAGAAGGGGTGTTCCAAAAACCGGCGCTGGGGCGATAGCAGTGATGGGTGATATGAAGGGGATGAGTCCTGAATTTGTCAGGGGGGCATCGATCTTGGGATACGGTGTCTCTTTGAGTATAGGCATAGGCATACCCATACCGATCCTGAATGAGGAGATGGCCTTCTTTACATCGGTTAGGGATGAGGAGATAGATGCCTATATCTTTGATTACGGCCACGATTATCCATTGAAGATAGACAACAATTACGGTTTAACGAACTACAAACAGCTCAAGAGCGGTTTTATTACGGTTAACGGAAAGAAGGTGCCGGCATCGCCACTGTCGAGCTATTCGGGTGCTATGAAGGTGGCAGAGACGCTGAAGCAGTGGATAATGGATAAACGGTTCTATCTGACAAAGCCGTCGGTGAATCTGCCCACATCTAAGGACTATGAGCCGCTGAAATACCTAAGGCAGTATGAGAAGGGTCTATAG
- a CDS encoding YggS family pyridoxal phosphate-dependent enzyme: MSIKEKTEALLKEIPQGVIVEAAAKTRTAEEILQAIEGGITVIGQNYIRDLKAVYDKIGARVKWHFIGSVRNQKNELFRAKYLKIIDMIETIDNLDDAEKLNKRCKTISKVMPVLIEINSAEEPQKSGVMPDDAIELIKSISSLDYIRIEGLMTMGKATETPEDARIYFRLTRQIFEEVKRLGIDNVNMKYLSMGMTDTYKIAIEEGANIVRIGTAIFGPRKA, translated from the coding sequence ATGTCCATTAAAGAGAAAACAGAGGCACTCCTTAAAGAAATACCGCAGGGCGTAATAGTGGAGGCTGCGGCTAAAACAAGAACGGCTGAGGAGATACTGCAAGCAATAGAGGGGGGCATAACGGTAATCGGCCAGAACTATATAAGGGATTTAAAAGCCGTATACGACAAAATCGGTGCAAGGGTTAAATGGCACTTTATAGGCTCTGTAAGAAACCAAAAGAACGAATTATTCAGGGCGAAATACCTAAAAATCATAGACATGATCGAAACAATAGACAACCTCGACGATGCAGAGAAACTGAACAAAAGATGCAAGACCATATCGAAGGTCATGCCCGTTTTGATTGAGATAAACTCAGCCGAGGAGCCGCAGAAGAGCGGCGTTATGCCCGATGATGCCATAGAGCTAATAAAAAGCATAAGCAGTCTTGATTACATACGCATAGAAGGGCTTATGACCATGGGAAAGGCCACCGAAACACCCGAGGATGCACGGATTTATTTTAGGCTAACCAGGCAGATCTTTGAGGAGGTTAAGCGATTGGGCATCGATAATGTAAACATGAAATACCTATCTATGGGCATGACAGACACATACAAGATCGCAATAGAGGAAGGGGCAAATATCGTAAGGATAGGCACGGCTATATTCGGACCCCGCAAGGCTTGA
- a CDS encoding cysteine hydrolase family protein: MEEAVLVVDMLNDFTLDGAPLKVEENARIIPNIKELLDKKRKDGAAVIYVCDAHTEDDKEFNIWPKHCVKGTEGAKVVDELKPQEGDFVVEKTTYDGFYNTELDSLLKQLGIKKLTITGCVINICIMYTASSAVLRGYEVEIPLNCVSALDDASRECAIAQFKNVLNVKLT, from the coding sequence ATGGAAGAGGCCGTATTGGTTGTGGATATGCTGAACGATTTTACCCTTGATGGTGCCCCTTTAAAGGTCGAAGAGAATGCCAGGATAATTCCCAACATAAAAGAGTTATTGGACAAAAAAAGAAAAGACGGTGCAGCAGTGATTTATGTGTGCGATGCACACACAGAGGACGATAAGGAGTTCAACATATGGCCCAAACACTGCGTCAAAGGCACAGAAGGTGCTAAGGTGGTGGATGAACTAAAACCGCAAGAGGGCGATTTTGTGGTGGAGAAGACCACATACGACGGCTTTTACAACACAGAGCTGGACAGTCTTTTAAAGCAACTCGGCATCAAAAAGCTCACCATTACGGGCTGCGTTATAAACATCTGCATAATGTATACGGCATCCAGCGCCGTTTTAAGGGGATATGAGGTGGAAATACCACTAAATTGCGTCTCCGCATTGGACGATGCATCCAGGGAGTGTGCAATCGCACAGTTTAAAAATGTTCTCAATGTGAAATTAACATAG
- a CDS encoding nicotinate phosphoribosyltransferase: protein MYIADESTIKSGRVTDVYFERALEVIGAKGLDKTVKAEITVKGLPEGYDWAVFCGLEEVLELLEGKQVNLRAVPEGTVFKENQPVIEIEGKYSEFAVYETAILGFLCEESGVATKAARMKKAAGGKTVLSFGARRMHPAVAPAIERAAYIGGCDGFSTVAAGDILGINPSGTMPHSLMLLVGDTLKAAEYFDEVVSSNVPRVVLIDTYGDEKFESIRVAERLNKRLNGIRLDTPSSRRGNMRKILEELRWELNLRGFSHVQLFVSGGLDEEKIKEIADVADGFGVGTSISNAPTIDFSMDIVEIEGKPVAKKGKMSGSKSFLRCNKCFLSNITPYTTSQIECSCGGVMEDLLTYRIRNGKLIYEFEDVKTIKDRCFRELRHV, encoded by the coding sequence ATGTATATAGCCGATGAATCAACAATAAAATCCGGCAGGGTTACGGATGTCTATTTTGAAAGGGCGCTTGAGGTAATAGGCGCAAAGGGCCTTGATAAAACGGTAAAGGCCGAGATAACGGTGAAAGGGTTGCCAGAGGGTTATGATTGGGCCGTATTTTGTGGCCTTGAAGAGGTGTTGGAGCTACTGGAGGGCAAACAGGTTAACCTCAGGGCTGTGCCCGAAGGCACCGTATTTAAGGAGAATCAACCGGTTATAGAGATAGAGGGTAAATATTCGGAATTTGCCGTTTATGAGACGGCTATTCTGGGTTTTTTGTGTGAGGAGTCGGGTGTTGCAACAAAGGCTGCAAGGATGAAGAAGGCTGCAGGCGGCAAAACCGTTCTATCCTTCGGGGCAAGGAGGATGCATCCAGCCGTTGCACCTGCCATAGAAAGAGCTGCATATATAGGCGGATGCGACGGTTTCTCAACTGTTGCGGCTGGAGACATACTCGGCATAAACCCATCCGGCACCATGCCACACTCCTTGATGCTCCTTGTGGGTGATACACTCAAGGCAGCAGAGTATTTTGATGAGGTGGTAAGCAGTAATGTCCCCAGGGTTGTTTTGATAGACACATACGGCGATGAGAAGTTCGAATCGATCAGGGTGGCAGAAAGACTCAACAAGAGGCTCAACGGCATAAGACTGGATACCCCATCATCAAGAAGGGGCAATATGAGGAAGATATTGGAGGAGCTCAGGTGGGAGTTAAACCTGAGGGGCTTTAGCCATGTTCAACTGTTTGTTAGCGGCGGTCTGGATGAGGAAAAGATCAAAGAGATAGCCGATGTGGCCGACGGTTTCGGTGTGGGCACCAGTATAAGCAATGCGCCAACAATCGACTTTTCTATGGATATAGTCGAGATAGAGGGAAAACCCGTGGCAAAGAAGGGCAAGATGTCGGGCTCAAAAAGCTTTCTAAGGTGCAATAAATGCTTCTTAAGCAACATCACACCCTACACAACATCACAAATTGAGTGCAGCTGCGGTGGGGTTATGGAGGACCTGCTCACCTATAGGATAAGAAACGGCAAGCTAATCTATGAGTTTGAGGATGTGAAAACCATAAAGGATAGATGCTTCAGGGAGCTAAGACATGTATAG
- a CDS encoding TatD family hydrolase, protein MYRIIDTHCHIDMEEFNKDRDELIKQSKAGGVDAILVPAVEPDDFEREFELTQAYDIVYQMVGIHPHEAKKATQDAFDKAIEYLSKNKCVGVGEIGLDYYYEHSPREIQKRVFDSFLDIAIENDMPVSIHCREAEEDLIDIIKSKRGLRGVIHCFSGNDKLLKAGLDMGLYFGIGGILTFKKSTLKDVVKYIPLEFIVFETDAPYLAPVPKRGKRNEPLYIRFVIEKLSEILKKDQQEIADIAYNNALSVFRLNL, encoded by the coding sequence ATGTATAGAATCATCGACACGCACTGCCACATAGACATGGAGGAGTTTAACAAGGACAGGGATGAGCTAATAAAGCAGAGCAAAGCAGGTGGTGTGGATGCCATACTGGTTCCTGCTGTTGAGCCTGACGATTTTGAGAGGGAGTTTGAGCTAACCCAAGCATACGATATCGTCTATCAGATGGTGGGCATACATCCGCATGAGGCAAAAAAGGCCACGCAGGATGCGTTTGATAAGGCTATTGAATATCTGAGCAAAAATAAGTGTGTCGGTGTTGGCGAGATTGGACTCGATTATTACTATGAACACTCACCCAGAGAGATACAAAAGAGGGTATTTGACAGCTTTTTGGATATTGCAATAGAAAACGACATGCCCGTCTCCATCCACTGCAGGGAGGCCGAAGAAGACCTAATCGATATAATAAAATCAAAGAGGGGTTTAAGGGGCGTTATACACTGCTTCAGCGGCAACGACAAACTCCTAAAAGCAGGGCTCGATATGGGCCTGTATTTTGGCATAGGCGGCATCTTGACCTTTAAGAAATCCACTCTAAAGGATGTTGTTAAATATATACCGCTTGAGTTTATTGTGTTTGAAACCGACGCACCCTATTTAGCGCCCGTTCCAAAAAGGGGCAAAAGAAACGAACCGCTATACATAAGGTTTGTAATAGAAAAACTAAGCGAAATCCTAAAGAAAGACCAACAAGAGATAGCCGACATAGCATACAACAACGCCTTGTCGGTTTTTAGGTTAAACCTTTAG
- a CDS encoding phosphatase PAP2 family protein — MKNIRLFDYINLGFYLFMLVLVVINTSSIPQPWIIVSMYVGIISFSVFLIYNETHNRIIRLLRYFYPYIFIGFVFESLGFIVPYINPHNKDYILIELDRLILGKDAALIFNVFNVKWIVDYLQLSYLSYYVLPFFVIYYFYSKNKIKRLSYSLFALSLGYYLSYLGYIFLPAIGPRYSLDYLANMPLNGGVIFNVVHPLLNALEHIKQDCFPSGHTEISLLVVLLFWDENRKMALIILPVVLSLILATLVLRYHYFADVVSGVVVAFVVYFVSKAIFYPKGLT, encoded by the coding sequence ATGAAGAATATCAGGCTATTCGATTATATAAATTTGGGTTTCTATCTATTTATGCTTGTGTTGGTTGTGATCAACACAAGCAGCATCCCCCAGCCGTGGATTATAGTTTCCATGTATGTGGGTATCATATCCTTTAGCGTGTTCCTCATCTATAACGAAACACACAACCGCATTATAAGGCTGTTGAGGTATTTCTATCCATATATATTCATCGGCTTTGTATTTGAGTCTTTGGGGTTTATAGTGCCTTACATAAACCCGCATAACAAGGATTACATCTTGATAGAGCTTGATAGGCTTATTTTGGGTAAGGATGCAGCCTTGATATTCAATGTATTTAATGTTAAATGGATTGTGGATTACCTGCAGCTTTCGTATCTGTCTTACTATGTTTTGCCGTTTTTTGTTATCTATTATTTCTATTCAAAAAATAAGATAAAGCGGTTGAGTTATAGCCTGTTTGCCCTGTCTTTGGGTTATTATCTGTCTTATTTGGGATACATATTCTTACCGGCCATAGGCCCTCGATATTCGTTGGATTATTTGGCCAATATGCCGTTAAACGGTGGTGTTATCTTCAATGTGGTTCATCCTCTGCTCAATGCGCTTGAACACATAAAGCAGGACTGCTTCCCCAGTGGCCATACCGAGATATCTCTCCTTGTTGTGCTTCTGTTTTGGGATGAAAACAGAAAGATGGCCCTTATTATTCTGCCTGTGGTCCTATCGCTGATATTGGCGACATTGGTTTTGAGGTATCACTATTTTGCAGATGTGGTAAGCGGTGTTGTTGTGGCCTTTGTGGTCTATTTTGTGTCAAAGGCCATCTTCTATCCTAAAGGTTTAACCTAA
- a CDS encoding diacylglycerol/lipid kinase family protein, with the protein MIAIIANPNAHNFSSVQLKRIVSEIGGADVFFTQRAKDGTAIANRIASRYDTIAAYGGDGIVNEIINANLGKTRLAVLPAGTTNVLAIELFGSPSMDRGVRALKRGRSKKAYTGMINKQHFMLMAGLGFDAESVHSVSPKLKRISGKFAYFSAGVSAYLKGLLKKGCFEVELEGHKVSALWVIVSKIRKYAGNFTISDKVSPFVCLFDVVVCECKNRAVSLPYYNLAIFSGLHRIEPPFVRHIITKGPIVVRGDFKAQIDGDEFFSDSVVISPGKEIELIV; encoded by the coding sequence ATGATAGCGATAATAGCGAATCCCAATGCGCACAACTTCTCATCCGTTCAACTAAAGAGGATCGTCTCTGAAATCGGTGGGGCGGATGTTTTCTTCACCCAGAGGGCAAAGGACGGGACGGCTATTGCAAATAGGATAGCATCAAGATACGATACAATTGCGGCATACGGAGGGGATGGTATTGTCAATGAGATAATAAATGCCAACCTGGGCAAAACCAGATTGGCCGTTTTGCCTGCCGGAACCACCAATGTTCTGGCCATAGAGCTATTTGGCAGCCCATCCATGGATAGGGGTGTTAGGGCCTTAAAGAGGGGCAGGTCAAAAAAGGCGTATACAGGCATGATAAACAAGCAACATTTTATGCTTATGGCAGGCCTGGGTTTTGATGCCGAGAGTGTGCATAGTGTAAGCCCAAAACTGAAGCGAATCTCGGGTAAATTTGCCTATTTTAGCGCAGGCGTTTCAGCCTATCTTAAGGGCCTATTGAAGAAGGGGTGTTTTGAGGTTGAATTAGAAGGCCATAAGGTATCGGCTCTGTGGGTAATCGTCAGTAAGATAAGAAAATACGCAGGCAATTTCACCATATCCGATAAGGTTAGCCCCTTTGTTTGCTTGTTTGATGTTGTGGTGTGTGAGTGCAAAAACAGGGCTGTATCCCTGCCGTATTACAATCTTGCCATATTCAGCGGCCTGCATAGGATAGAGCCGCCGTTTGTTAGGCACATTATAACTAAGGGGCCTATAGTGGTTAGGGGTGATTTTAAAGCCCAGATCGACGGGGATGAGTTCTTCTCAGACAGCGTTGTGATTAGTCCAGGAAAAGAGATCGAGCTTATAGTATGA
- a CDS encoding MBL fold metallo-hydrolase, with protein sequence MGRINTISNNQLIFLGTGGGRFTVFNQIRKSGGIWFKLNGKLFAIDPGPGALIEAIKHKLHPSSLSCVFLSHRHLDHSADINAVIESMTEGGHKKRGVVLAPYEATEIDPVILRYNRKNFQLINQSEFSSYEVDGVKIEVKAKHLHTTETYGAVFSFGSHSFAFIPDTLYFDELAEFYRSDIVIMNTVFCHRRPGFKHLSSDDVYRFLERYRPKKLIMTHFGLAFLKEKPWEVAKRIASETGVDVVAAYDGMVVEL encoded by the coding sequence ATGGGCAGAATAAATACGATCTCGAACAACCAGTTGATATTCTTAGGCACCGGCGGGGGCAGGTTCACCGTCTTTAATCAGATAAGGAAATCTGGGGGCATCTGGTTTAAGCTAAACGGTAAGCTGTTTGCAATAGATCCAGGTCCTGGTGCCCTAATTGAGGCGATAAAACACAAGCTTCATCCCAGCTCGTTGAGTTGTGTGTTTCTAAGCCACAGGCATCTGGACCATTCGGCCGATATAAACGCCGTTATAGAGTCGATGACCGAAGGGGGGCATAAGAAACGGGGGGTTGTGCTTGCTCCCTATGAGGCAACAGAAATCGATCCTGTGATCTTGCGCTATAACAGGAAGAATTTTCAGCTGATCAACCAGAGCGAGTTTTCCTCTTATGAGGTGGACGGCGTTAAGATTGAGGTTAAGGCAAAACATCTCCATACGACCGAGACCTATGGGGCTGTCTTTTCCTTTGGATCCCATAGCTTTGCATTTATCCCCGACACGCTTTACTTCGATGAACTGGCTGAGTTTTACAGGTCGGATATTGTGATTATGAATACGGTATTCTGCCACAGGCGCCCAGGTTTTAAACACCTATCATCCGATGATGTTTATAGGTTTTTGGAAAGGTATAGGCCAAAGAAGCTCATTATGACCCACTTTGGACTGGCGTTTTTGAAAGAGAAGCCGTGGGAGGTGGCAAAACGGATTGCATCAGAAACCGGCGTGGATGTGGTGGCAGCATACGACGGTATGGTGGTTGAGCTATGA
- the mtaB gene encoding tRNA (N(6)-L-threonylcarbamoyladenosine(37)-C(2))-methylthiotransferase MtaB, whose amino-acid sequence MRIAIKTLGCKLNQYETQLMIEDLTKEGHQIVDFDESAHLYIVNSCAVTAKASKESRLLAKSAAKRGRVVYTGCDSYLEEKLKDRFILAGNSHKYRMAEFIKNPSSDISDATKTYPINRTLSQYTQKSRAFVKIQEGCDNHCTYCIIPFLRGRQRDKDRDAVLSEIKGLVRAGFSEIVLTGTNIGSYRDFKGLLRDIDALEGDFRVRISSIEPMYVDEEVVGIVSNGRFAKHLHIPLQSGSDAILRLMGRDYKKQQYEKIANQCHRMGIFLGCDIIVGFFGETDELFEETYGFVKDLPLSYAHVFSYSKRPNTPAYNLRLELPRGPVVRERNRRLRELFEKKKKDSIEQMIGKTVEFVIETTRVKTQHGEFYKGITSQYFPVLVDKYRDGLKKGILKKFDGRFGYVEWAE is encoded by the coding sequence ATGAGAATAGCCATAAAGACATTGGGCTGTAAGCTCAACCAATACGAAACACAACTGATGATAGAGGATTTGACAAAGGAAGGTCATCAAATCGTTGATTTTGATGAGTCTGCCCATCTTTACATAGTGAACTCATGCGCCGTTACGGCCAAGGCCTCAAAGGAATCGAGGCTTTTAGCTAAATCGGCAGCCAAAAGGGGCAGGGTGGTCTATACCGGCTGTGACAGCTATTTGGAGGAAAAGTTAAAGGATAGATTTATTCTTGCCGGCAACTCCCATAAATACAGGATGGCAGAGTTTATCAAAAACCCTTCAAGCGATATATCCGATGCAACCAAGACCTATCCGATTAATAGAACCCTCTCTCAATATACACAAAAGAGCAGGGCGTTTGTTAAGATTCAGGAGGGGTGTGATAACCACTGCACCTATTGCATAATCCCGTTTTTGAGGGGCAGGCAGAGGGATAAGGATAGGGATGCGGTTCTATCTGAGATAAAGGGGCTTGTAAGGGCTGGTTTTTCTGAGATAGTCTTAACAGGGACAAATATAGGTTCATACAGGGATTTTAAGGGGCTTCTTAGGGATATAGATGCACTTGAGGGGGATTTTAGGGTCAGGATAAGCTCCATAGAGCCGATGTATGTGGATGAGGAGGTTGTAGGTATAGTTTCGAATGGGAGGTTTGCAAAGCATTTGCATATACCTTTGCAGTCGGGGAGTGATGCCATCTTAAGGCTCATGGGGAGGGATTATAAAAAGCAACAGTATGAAAAGATAGCCAACCAGTGCCATAGAATGGGTATTTTTTTGGGATGTGATATCATTGTTGGATTTTTTGGTGAGACCGATGAGCTGTTTGAGGAGACCTATGGGTTTGTTAAGGATCTCCCCTTAAGCTATGCCCATGTGTTTAGCTATTCAAAAAGGCCCAATACACCTGCATACAACCTAAGGCTTGAACTGCCCAGAGGGCCCGTTGTTAGGGAAAGGAACAGAAGGCTCAGGGAGCTATTTGAGAAGAAAAAGAAGGACTCTATAGAGCAGATGATAGGCAAAACGGTTGAGTTTGTTATAGAGACCACAAGGGTAAAGACGCAACACGGCGAGTTTTACAAGGGAATAACGAGCCAGTATTTCCCTGTGCTTGTGGATAAATACAGGGATGGACTCAAAAAGGGTATACTAAAGAAATTCGACGGCAGATTTGGATATGTGGAATGGGCAGAATAA
- the hisB gene encoding imidazoleglycerol-phosphate dehydratase HisB — MIELKRKTKETDIVVGIDIDGKGNFDIDTGIGFFDHMLSALSKHSGIDLMVKAKGDLEVDFHHTVEDVGIVLGQAIKKSLEGRGFARFGWAIIPMDDALVLSSIDICNRFYLNFDVGLRGNIGNFDSELIEEFFRAFAFNGGMVLHIKQLSGMNKHHIAEAVFKSVAHSLKAAIRRTDQTPSTKGTL; from the coding sequence ATGATAGAGTTAAAACGCAAAACAAAGGAGACCGACATTGTTGTCGGAATTGATATAGACGGCAAGGGCAATTTTGATATAGACACAGGTATAGGTTTTTTTGACCATATGCTTTCTGCCTTATCGAAGCATTCCGGAATCGACTTGATGGTAAAGGCAAAAGGGGACCTTGAGGTCGATTTCCACCACACCGTTGAGGATGTGGGTATCGTTTTAGGACAAGCTATAAAGAAATCCTTAGAAGGTAGGGGTTTTGCGAGGTTTGGATGGGCCATAATACCCATGGATGATGCCCTGGTTTTATCCAGTATCGATATCTGCAACAGGTTTTACTTGAATTTTGATGTCGGATTGAGGGGTAATATAGGCAATTTTGACTCCGAACTCATTGAGGAGTTTTTCAGGGCCTTTGCCTTTAACGGTGGTATGGTTCTGCATATAAAACAGCTAAGCGGCATGAATAAGCACCATATAGCAGAGGCCGTATTTAAATCCGTTGCCCACAGCTTAAAAGCCGCCATAAGGAGAACGGATCAGACACCGTCCACAAAAGGAACCCTATGA
- a CDS encoding polyprenyl synthetase family protein: MSKLSHYKELVDSFIDELAEVKRFPKVFQEALFYTPKSGGKRIRAMLVMCAASMFGADDAESLHIAAAIELLHAYSLIHDDLPVMDNDDFRRGKPANHKVYGEDLALLVGDGLNTYTFSVIADAPIDDTRKVKIIQWLSNNAGIGGMVVGQVVDVLSSRQRLEGYSPKRLVNFIHKHKTAKLIQASVVCGAICGNPDEKQLNRLAKYGLYAGVAFQIIDDYLDVVGDEKKLGKKKVDEINNTLTYPRVYGLERSYDMAQRLKEMAISQIEGIEGSKDLIDIARLIVERDR; encoded by the coding sequence ATGAGTAAGCTGAGCCATTACAAAGAGCTGGTCGATAGCTTCATAGATGAGCTTGCAGAGGTTAAGAGATTCCCTAAGGTATTCCAGGAGGCTTTATTCTACACGCCAAAGAGCGGAGGGAAGAGAATAAGAGCTATGCTTGTTATGTGCGCTGCCTCCATGTTTGGTGCAGATGATGCAGAAAGCCTCCATATAGCAGCGGCTATTGAGCTTCTGCATGCGTATTCCTTGATACATGATGATTTGCCCGTTATGGATAATGATGATTTCAGGCGGGGCAAGCCAGCCAACCACAAGGTTTACGGTGAGGATTTGGCCCTCCTTGTCGGTGATGGCCTCAACACCTATACCTTCAGTGTTATAGCCGATGCCCCTATAGACGATACAAGAAAGGTCAAGATAATCCAGTGGCTTTCCAATAATGCCGGTATTGGTGGTATGGTTGTGGGTCAGGTGGTGGATGTGTTAAGCTCCAGGCAGAGGCTTGAGGGGTATTCTCCAAAGCGGCTTGTTAATTTTATCCACAAGCATAAGACCGCCAAGCTCATACAGGCCAGCGTTGTATGCGGTGCAATATGCGGCAATCCCGATGAAAAGCAGCTAAATAGGCTTGCAAAATACGGGCTCTATGCGGGCGTTGCCTTCCAGATAATAGACGATTACCTGGATGTTGTGGGGGATGAGAAGAAGTTGGGCAAGAAGAAGGTGGACGAGATCAACAACACCCTAACCTATCCAAGGGTTTATGGGCTGGAAAGGTCTTATGATATGGCCCAAAGGCTTAAGGAGATGGCTATTTCTCAGATTGAGGGCATTGAGGGGAGTAAGGATCTAATAGACATAGCCAGATTAATTGTTGAGAGGGATAGATGA
- the xseB gene encoding exodeoxyribonuclease VII small subunit, which produces MESFEEALNRLEEIAKRLENENIMLEEAIGLYEEGMKLVEFCSKKLEEAENRIKTIRSIENGKLKTEDFNDE; this is translated from the coding sequence ATGGAGAGCTTTGAGGAGGCATTGAATAGGCTTGAAGAGATTGCAAAGAGGCTTGAGAACGAGAACATTATGCTTGAGGAGGCCATAGGTCTATATGAGGAGGGGATGAAGCTTGTTGAGTTTTGCTCAAAGAAGCTTGAGGAGGCAGAAAACAGGATAAAGACCATAAGGTCTATAGAAAACGGCAAACTCAAGACAGAGGACTTTAACGATGAGTAA